The following are from one region of the Halorussus rarus genome:
- a CDS encoding TspO/MBR family protein → MSVTESLKRDDGGSIEWVALFASVVGCELAGVVPSLLTADDVATWYPTLAKPAFTPPSWVFGPVWTTLYLLMGVALYLVWRSDYGRRRKLALAIFGVQLALNAAWTLVFFGSQAIFGGLVVIVALLAVILATVAAFARVDRRAAALLVPYLLWVGFATALNYRIWQLNP, encoded by the coding sequence ATGAGCGTCACCGAGAGCCTGAAACGCGACGACGGCGGAAGCATCGAGTGGGTCGCCCTGTTCGCCAGCGTCGTCGGCTGCGAACTCGCCGGCGTCGTCCCGTCGCTGCTGACCGCCGACGACGTGGCGACGTGGTACCCCACGCTCGCGAAACCCGCGTTCACTCCGCCGAGCTGGGTGTTCGGCCCGGTCTGGACGACCCTCTACCTCCTGATGGGCGTCGCGCTGTACCTGGTCTGGCGGAGCGACTACGGTCGGCGCCGAAAGCTCGCGCTCGCGATATTCGGGGTCCAGCTGGCGCTCAACGCGGCGTGGACGCTGGTGTTCTTCGGCTCGCAGGCCATCTTCGGCGGCCTGGTCGTCATCGTGGCACTGCTCGCGGTCATCCTCGCCACCGTCGCGGCGTTCGCCCGGGTCGACCGTCGGGCGGCGGCCCTGCTGGTCCCGTACCTGCTCTGGGTCGGGTTCGCCACCGCGCTCAACTATCGCATCTGGCAGCTCAATCCCTGA
- a CDS encoding AAA family ATPase: MDVTEANEQCEAVLDAIGNAVIADREFLETVLLGVMAGGHALLEDVPGTGKTLTARSFASALGLSFSRVQFTPDLLPADVTGTHVFNEQDREFEFNEGPIFANVVLADEINRAPPKTQAALLEAMEEGQVTVDGDTHDLPKPFFVIATQNPVEQEGTFPLPEAQVDRFAVKSSIGYPDVEGEYELLRRRAGRSEQSPSVGTVLDEELVTSLREVPETVRVDDDLLEYMANVARGTREDRRVQVGVSPRGTQRLFEASRAYAAMRGREFVTPDDVKRVAQPVLAHRVVLTPDAQVNNVSKSTIVDRVLDDVPVPTVE, encoded by the coding sequence ATGGACGTAACCGAGGCGAACGAGCAGTGCGAAGCCGTCCTCGATGCCATCGGCAACGCGGTCATCGCCGACCGGGAGTTCCTCGAGACCGTGCTCCTGGGCGTGATGGCCGGCGGCCACGCCCTCCTCGAAGACGTGCCCGGTACGGGCAAGACGCTGACCGCGCGGAGCTTCGCGTCCGCGCTCGGCCTCTCGTTCTCGCGGGTCCAGTTCACCCCCGACCTCCTCCCCGCGGACGTGACCGGCACCCACGTGTTCAACGAGCAGGACCGCGAGTTCGAGTTCAACGAGGGCCCCATCTTCGCCAACGTGGTGCTGGCCGACGAGATCAACCGCGCGCCGCCCAAGACCCAGGCCGCGCTCCTCGAGGCGATGGAAGAGGGCCAGGTCACCGTCGACGGCGACACCCACGATCTCCCCAAGCCGTTCTTCGTCATCGCGACCCAGAACCCCGTCGAGCAGGAGGGAACCTTCCCGCTCCCCGAGGCCCAGGTCGACCGCTTCGCGGTCAAGTCCTCCATCGGCTACCCCGACGTCGAGGGCGAGTACGAACTGCTCCGCCGGCGGGCCGGCCGCTCCGAGCAGAGCCCGTCGGTCGGCACCGTGCTCGACGAGGAGCTCGTCACCAGCCTTCGCGAGGTGCCCGAGACGGTCCGGGTCGACGACGACCTGCTGGAGTACATGGCGAACGTCGCCCGCGGCACCCGCGAGGACCGCCGGGTGCAGGTCGGCGTCTCGCCGCGCGGGACCCAGCGCCTCTTCGAGGCCTCGCGGGCGTACGCCGCGATGCGCGGCCGGGAGTTCGTCACCCCCGACGACGTCAAGCGCGTCGCCCAGCCAGTGCTCGCCCACCGGGTCGTCCTCACGCCCGACGCCCAGGTCAACAACGTCTCGAAGTCGACCATCGTCGACCGCGTGCTCGACGACGTGCCGGTCCCCACGGTGGAGTAG